A stretch of the uncultured Desulfobacter sp. genome encodes the following:
- a CDS encoding DNRLRE domain-containing protein: MKQKKQFTVDMYRWLILTSLLLSSVFFQPAATVNAATYTVFPTDDTYVEELSPYNVKGALGYMQLGGYTNLTYSYLKFNFDFLDQDEIVTAVTLSISGSWTGSTTSDISLYLVNDDSWDEQTLSWSNQPASEINADNLIGTYSYSYFSPFVASEWNLLSNMQWASLFEGQDDTQLTLLLAGSSFFFFSSEGFLPPYITIVTEPAGDNVSGTQTPVPLPSSFWLICVPCLAYGVNRIYRNDFSKQL, from the coding sequence GTGAAACAAAAAAAACAATTCACGGTTGACATGTACCGGTGGTTAATCCTGACATCATTACTGCTGTCTTCTGTATTTTTCCAACCTGCCGCGACAGTCAATGCGGCGACCTACACGGTATTCCCAACGGACGACACATATGTCGAAGAACTAAGTCCTTACAACGTTAAAGGCGCCCTTGGTTATATGCAACTTGGCGGATATACAAACTTAACGTACAGCTATCTAAAATTTAATTTTGATTTTCTAGATCAGGACGAGATCGTTACTGCGGTAACCCTCTCCATCAGTGGATCGTGGACCGGATCCACTACCAGCGACATCAGCCTATATCTTGTTAATGATGACTCATGGGATGAACAGACATTATCATGGAGCAATCAACCGGCATCCGAAATAAATGCAGACAATCTGATTGGAACATATAGTTATAGTTATTTCTCTCCTTTTGTCGCGTCAGAGTGGAATCTACTCAGCAACATGCAATGGGCTTCTCTATTCGAGGGGCAAGACGACACCCAACTTACCTTGTTGCTTGCAGGCTCATCCTTTTTTTTCTTTAGTTCAGAAGGTTTTTTGCCCCCTTATATAACCATTGTTACTGAACCGGCAGGCGATAACGTAAGTGGGACACAGACGCCTGTTCCACTGCCTTCTTCTTTTTGGCTGATCTGCGTTCCTTGCTTGGCCTACGGTGTAAATCGAATCTATCGTAATGACTTTTCCAAGCAATTATGA
- a CDS encoding S8 family serine peptidase yields the protein MKTKVSENNDSKAEKRKSIKELKKEARLNQQEFVEYLEEENSSQVRSFWLSNCIALTATEQEIKKLLTHPDVESIVDNVVLSIPPIIQEESVADQTDLNLWNHSMVGLDKIKDFGLSGANIRVGHLDTGIEVGNSELAGKVSAWAEFGSDGEKIESLPHDGHYNGHGTHSASVIAGNNTGIAPGVTILSALVLNDLGSGTMEQVLAGMQWVLDPDGDPETDDGAQIVNMSWGAMGTSDVLNEAVKNMKNANVLPVGAIGNYGESTTLSPGNTPDAVGVGAIGKNSYVAWFSGGADVYWSDISVTKPNIAAPGVNIPGMGLNGEYQLMSGTSFAAPHVAGAAALLLELYPDLNLAQLSSFLYNTSLDAGDSGLDIRYGHGILNVASAVDALNLYADRINTSDLIIKTAQDNSSYTTQTFRSYFSNGENVLDGEYTETSAFYKDEEFIGLSDVNGDGFSDLVVTESRQTGSGWYDHDYLVYLSKEGNGLASYPDTWFSFSSTSSEGLKVIGLSDINGDKRSDLIYVTEQISYGKKYTVKVLLSVDDQKFVGDSSPWLEFSTLSDWENTFYLGDMNGDGKSDILVESKNTKYTYYTPVIYYVAKSNGIQASSLSNWLVRYDIPGMTDYLLHYVKDVNGDGFDDLIFTGQEAVRGKLPIYVSKSNGSSKFYKEQSWGQVSFDDTAAFSGMADLNNDGAYDLIIAHDDNYTFQCDAWFSNKQDNFLESSSSWCDIDYNSYTTDIQFIGTANVGIGSWENN from the coding sequence TTGAAAACTAAAGTGTCTGAAAATAATGACTCTAAGGCTGAAAAAAGAAAATCGATTAAGGAATTGAAAAAGGAAGCACGCCTGAATCAGCAGGAGTTTGTTGAGTATCTGGAAGAAGAAAATTCAAGTCAGGTCCGATCTTTTTGGCTGTCTAACTGTATTGCATTGACAGCTACTGAGCAGGAAATAAAAAAACTTTTAACTCATCCAGATGTTGAATCTATAGTTGATAATGTAGTTCTCAGTATCCCCCCAATTATCCAAGAGGAGTCCGTCGCAGATCAAACTGATTTAAATTTATGGAATCACTCCATGGTGGGACTTGATAAAATCAAAGATTTTGGGCTCAGTGGGGCTAATATACGGGTTGGTCACCTTGATACCGGCATAGAGGTGGGCAATTCCGAATTAGCAGGGAAAGTATCTGCCTGGGCTGAGTTTGGATCCGACGGTGAAAAGATTGAAAGCCTTCCCCATGACGGCCATTATAACGGCCATGGTACGCATTCGGCAAGCGTTATTGCCGGCAATAACACAGGGATTGCTCCCGGTGTAACCATTCTTTCGGCTTTGGTGCTTAATGACTTGGGGTCCGGAACTATGGAACAGGTCCTGGCCGGAATGCAGTGGGTACTTGATCCCGACGGAGATCCTGAGACTGATGACGGTGCGCAAATTGTAAATATGTCATGGGGTGCCATGGGCACTTCAGACGTTTTGAATGAAGCCGTTAAAAATATGAAGAATGCCAATGTCTTGCCGGTTGGCGCCATTGGCAATTATGGAGAGAGTACAACCCTTTCCCCTGGTAATACGCCGGATGCAGTGGGTGTTGGGGCAATTGGTAAAAATAGCTATGTGGCATGGTTTTCCGGCGGTGCTGATGTGTACTGGAGCGATATTTCAGTTACCAAGCCTAATATTGCGGCGCCAGGGGTGAATATCCCCGGAATGGGTTTAAACGGAGAATATCAATTGATGTCTGGTACCTCTTTTGCCGCGCCTCACGTTGCCGGCGCAGCTGCATTGCTTCTGGAGCTGTATCCGGATTTGAATTTGGCTCAATTAAGCAGTTTTCTATATAATACGTCTCTTGATGCCGGAGATTCTGGTCTTGACATACGTTACGGTCATGGTATCCTAAACGTCGCTTCTGCCGTTGATGCGCTAAACCTTTATGCCGATAGGATTAACACAAGCGATTTGATAATCAAAACGGCCCAGGATAACAGCAGCTACACAACTCAGACATTTAGAAGCTATTTTTCAAATGGTGAAAACGTTCTCGATGGGGAATACACTGAAACGTCAGCTTTTTATAAGGACGAAGAATTTATAGGGCTTTCCGATGTAAATGGGGACGGGTTTTCAGATCTGGTTGTAACAGAAAGTCGTCAGACTGGGTCTGGTTGGTATGACCACGATTATCTGGTGTATTTGTCCAAGGAAGGAAACGGCTTGGCCTCATACCCAGACACATGGTTTTCTTTTTCCTCAACTTCTTCCGAGGGGCTTAAGGTGATTGGACTTTCCGATATAAACGGAGATAAACGATCTGATTTGATTTATGTTACAGAGCAGATCAGTTATGGTAAAAAATATACTGTCAAGGTGTTGCTATCCGTGGACGACCAGAAGTTTGTAGGTGATTCCAGTCCCTGGCTTGAATTTTCTACGCTATCCGATTGGGAGAATACGTTTTATCTGGGGGATATGAACGGAGATGGAAAATCCGACATCCTTGTTGAGAGCAAAAACACAAAATATACTTATTACACACCGGTTATATACTACGTCGCCAAGTCAAATGGGATCCAGGCTTCATCGCTGAGTAATTGGTTGGTCAGATATGATATCCCGGGTATGACGGATTATCTCCTGCACTACGTCAAAGACGTCAATGGGGATGGGTTTGATGACCTAATTTTTACAGGCCAAGAAGCTGTCCGGGGAAAGCTTCCGATTTATGTCTCAAAATCTAATGGTTCCTCAAAGTTTTACAAGGAGCAGTCTTGGGGGCAGGTATCCTTTGACGACACCGCAGCGTTTTCCGGCATGGCAGATTTAAATAACGATGGAGCATATGACCTTATCATTGCTCATGACGATAATTATACGTTTCAATGTGATGCCTGGTTTTCCAACAAGCAAGATAATTTTCTTGAGTCGTCTTCCAGTTGGTGCGATATTGATTATAATTCATATACGACTGATATTCAATTTATAGGAACAGCGAATGTTGGCATAGGAAGTTGGGAAAACAATTAA
- a CDS encoding OmpA family protein, whose product MAENDEESGGQKKKVVKEEVINVTEGAPAWMATFADLVTLLMCFFVLLFAMSTTQQETYKELVKSLRSALGAQAVPESGTREGLTMHPVPSEKEADDQSVDELGGMIEKEMDDIVSEIRELVLFNKLGGEVSVTKTEAGVVITMSDLLLFSAGATQLSPKGLEILEKVASVLAKLAYHVKVRGHTDSEPITSSIYPSNWELSSARASTVARLLVANGVPPFYISAEGYAQYHPVATNDTAQGRARNRRVEIVYERDSIARQFEGMYKK is encoded by the coding sequence ATGGCTGAAAACGACGAAGAATCCGGTGGGCAGAAAAAAAAGGTCGTCAAGGAAGAGGTTATCAATGTCACCGAAGGTGCGCCTGCATGGATGGCAACCTTTGCGGATCTTGTAACGCTTTTGATGTGCTTTTTTGTGCTTTTGTTTGCCATGAGTACCACCCAGCAGGAAACTTATAAGGAGTTGGTCAAATCCCTGCGAAGTGCATTAGGTGCCCAGGCTGTACCTGAATCAGGGACCCGGGAAGGGTTGACCATGCATCCGGTGCCTTCGGAAAAAGAAGCGGACGACCAGTCCGTTGATGAGCTTGGTGGCATGATTGAAAAGGAGATGGATGATATTGTTTCTGAAATCAGGGAACTGGTTCTTTTCAATAAACTGGGCGGAGAGGTCAGTGTTACTAAGACCGAAGCCGGTGTGGTTATCACCATGTCCGACCTGCTGCTTTTTTCAGCAGGTGCTACTCAGTTGTCTCCCAAAGGATTAGAAATACTGGAAAAGGTGGCATCGGTTCTGGCAAAGCTTGCCTACCACGTAAAGGTCCGGGGGCATACCGATTCCGAGCCGATCACCTCATCCATTTATCCATCGAACTGGGAACTGTCTTCGGCCAGGGCGTCTACAGTTGCACGCCTGCTGGTCGCAAACGGGGTGCCGCCTTTTTATATTTCTGCAGAAGGTTATGCCCAGTATCATCCCGTGGCCACCAATGATACGGCACAGGGCCGGGCCCGGAACCGGCGGGTGGAGATTGTTTACGAGCGTGACAGTATCGCCCGGCAGTTTGAAGGCATGTATAAAAAGTAA
- a CDS encoding peptidyl-prolyl cis-trans isomerase, whose protein sequence is MSSLRLLQPGRRFYSVIMFIFVLTFICALPLYGEPKQLSTSSNDPVIATFNNGVIKKSEFYQAIQDFKKKTGKQDVSVEERKRLVNNLIIRHLILAHPSAQDIKSDKNFIRTIKAYENATIIKFFLEKEIGRKVIATDEEIRKFYDANPDRFKTSKKASTLVILLRNREEAELVKKKIESGEDFSALVAHYSVDLSTVKNGGKLLVEEGKILPVIEKAVFSLKENEISPILETNYGYSIFKVEKIIPAETKSFEAARHEVKTQILKQKEAEAFLQMEERLKKGAEIKISEKLL, encoded by the coding sequence ATGAGTTCATTGCGGTTATTACAACCAGGCAGAAGATTTTATTCTGTCATCATGTTTATTTTTGTTCTTACTTTTATATGTGCCCTTCCGCTGTACGGTGAACCGAAACAGCTGTCAACGTCATCAAACGATCCTGTCATTGCTACGTTTAACAACGGCGTAATAAAAAAATCAGAATTTTACCAAGCAATTCAGGATTTCAAAAAAAAAACCGGCAAACAGGATGTTTCAGTTGAAGAACGCAAACGGCTGGTCAATAATCTGATTATCCGACATTTGATATTGGCACATCCTAGTGCCCAGGATATAAAGAGCGATAAAAATTTTATTAGAACCATTAAAGCATATGAAAACGCAACGATAATTAAATTTTTCCTTGAAAAGGAAATCGGTCGTAAAGTGATTGCTACTGACGAGGAGATACGTAAGTTTTACGACGCCAATCCTGATCGATTTAAAACGTCTAAAAAGGCATCAACTCTGGTGATTCTCCTTCGAAACCGTGAAGAAGCTGAACTCGTGAAGAAAAAAATTGAAAGCGGTGAAGATTTTTCAGCACTGGTAGCTCATTACTCCGTCGATCTTTCTACCGTCAAAAATGGGGGTAAGTTACTGGTAGAAGAAGGTAAGATTTTGCCCGTAATTGAAAAAGCCGTTTTTAGCCTTAAGGAAAATGAAATCAGTCCGATTTTAGAAACCAATTACGGCTACAGTATTTTCAAAGTGGAAAAGATTATACCGGCAGAGACAAAATCCTTTGAGGCAGCCAGGCATGAGGTCAAGACGCAGATTTTGAAGCAAAAAGAAGCCGAAGCATTTTTACAGATGGAGGAACGCCTTAAAAAAGGGGCTGAAATAAAAATTTCTGAAAAACTGCTGTAA
- a CDS encoding VPLPA-CTERM sorting domain-containing protein, whose protein sequence is MKKSVFFLLSILILPLLQQTAHASIVFSSVEANSPLITNTVFVTIPQTVTAGVETTDDTVTNNTKVVSFEGTSMFGNGDISLTDTGVSMTTTAGGTSAATAGSIALSAYAYVDYTGINGEVNSWTNAINPDPVDLYGFVPHIINADINQFVSVSATETFTNTGDAPVSLLLEGFLDGLDSISFASFDSSTGDAEAIYEINNASVQVVEIDPDTGSSANWYIDLLDADSVAQIITAQTASEGYSYIFSASIVLTVNIDNLDGRSGYGEMDTVELVGDLSLGTLALNASLTEIANPVPVPSSLLLLISGVGGITFIRRRRG, encoded by the coding sequence ATGAAGAAAAGTGTATTCTTTTTGTTATCCATTTTAATTTTGCCGTTATTACAGCAAACGGCTCATGCGAGTATCGTATTCTCATCAGTGGAGGCAAATTCTCCGCTAATTACCAATACTGTCTTTGTTACTATTCCTCAGACGGTAACGGCCGGTGTCGAAACCACTGATGATACAGTAACAAATAATACTAAGGTAGTTTCTTTTGAAGGTACAAGCATGTTTGGCAATGGAGATATATCATTAACTGATACTGGCGTATCAATGACGACAACAGCTGGCGGGACCTCGGCTGCCACAGCCGGCAGCATAGCGCTTTCAGCGTATGCATATGTCGACTATACCGGTATAAATGGCGAAGTCAATTCGTGGACCAACGCAATCAATCCAGATCCTGTTGACTTATATGGATTTGTGCCTCATATCATCAATGCTGATATCAATCAATTTGTTAGTGTTTCTGCCACAGAGACATTTACAAATACTGGCGATGCCCCTGTGAGCTTACTGTTGGAAGGTTTTTTGGATGGTTTGGATTCTATCTCTTTTGCCTCTTTCGATAGCTCGACCGGTGACGCTGAAGCTATTTATGAAATTAACAATGCCTCGGTTCAGGTAGTGGAGATAGATCCGGATACGGGTTCAAGCGCCAATTGGTACATAGATTTATTGGACGCGGATAGTGTTGCACAGATAATTACGGCCCAAACTGCCTCAGAAGGTTATTCTTATATATTTTCAGCATCTATCGTCCTAACAGTAAATATCGACAACCTTGACGGCAGGAGTGGCTACGGAGAAATGGACACCGTAGAATTGGTAGGAGATTTAAGTCTTGGCACATTAGCGCTAAATGCATCTCTCACCGAGATAGCCAACCCGGTTCCGGTTCCTTCTTCACTCTTGTTATTGATTTCCGGTGTTGGGGGGATCACTTTTATCAGGCGCAGGAGAGGCTAA
- a CDS encoding HEAT repeat domain-containing protein encodes MNAKRKVHILIGLLCAVLILSVAIAAFGANLKSQPVTNQTVPNKTEELSNQSSDGAGDEANSDQPVSTEKKQIGEKAKVAATDKTSPDESQVTDRLYDVLKLRSQPSEETIQRLEGYLNDENMGIVAEAIDALAHVGMSSEFKERAFNILKQKAVDKYYPARSNALIAAAMFGMDEQFLPILSGLLEQKGEQGEENMALALRSLSFIKSPRFLPYLNQIIAQSQNRQTQKMAYGIMARHDLVESNRFLKEMLGSSDEQKQNNSTWALSRANKPKQNKILEDALTQNLLKKEAVALVASSPCAADVFGNILKNDAIKTDQKIYYLNVIAANTVNAGLKVRDGMKNALKPLLDSDNRKLKLEAIRTLGKVGGDVEDTAKLLEPELHSSDQEIKEKAFFAYSAYVSRKTYKPLLGLLWDDNEKIRRGAIAIAGNYADVSDVEQLMKALKHDDEFIRKQVKLILDKLEI; translated from the coding sequence ATGAATGCGAAACGAAAAGTTCATATCCTAATTGGGCTTTTGTGTGCGGTACTAATTCTATCTGTTGCAATTGCAGCTTTTGGTGCAAATTTAAAAAGCCAACCTGTAACCAATCAGACAGTTCCAAATAAAACGGAAGAATTGTCAAATCAATCTTCCGATGGAGCTGGTGATGAGGCAAATTCAGACCAACCAGTATCCACAGAAAAAAAACAGATTGGAGAAAAGGCTAAGGTTGCTGCAACCGATAAAACTTCGCCGGATGAATCACAAGTTACTGATCGTCTTTACGATGTTCTAAAGTTGAGAAGCCAACCCTCAGAAGAAACCATTCAACGACTTGAGGGGTATTTAAATGATGAAAATATGGGTATCGTCGCTGAAGCCATAGATGCACTTGCACATGTAGGTATGAGCAGTGAGTTTAAAGAGAGGGCCTTTAATATTCTAAAGCAAAAGGCCGTAGATAAATATTATCCTGCCAGAAGCAATGCGCTTATTGCGGCGGCCATGTTTGGCATGGATGAGCAATTCTTGCCGATTCTTAGTGGTTTGTTAGAACAAAAAGGCGAGCAGGGTGAGGAAAATATGGCGCTTGCCCTTCGATCCTTATCTTTTATAAAATCTCCCAGATTTTTGCCGTATTTGAATCAGATCATTGCCCAAAGTCAAAATCGGCAAACCCAGAAAATGGCATACGGCATTATGGCCAGACATGATTTAGTTGAAAGCAATCGATTTTTAAAGGAAATGCTTGGTTCATCTGATGAACAAAAACAAAATAACAGCACATGGGCACTGTCAAGGGCAAACAAACCCAAACAGAATAAGATTTTGGAAGATGCCTTGACGCAAAACCTGCTTAAAAAAGAAGCTGTAGCGTTAGTCGCATCAAGTCCCTGTGCCGCTGATGTGTTCGGCAATATTCTCAAAAACGACGCCATAAAAACAGATCAGAAAATATACTATTTGAATGTTATCGCGGCCAACACAGTCAATGCAGGTTTAAAAGTACGAGATGGTATGAAAAATGCCTTAAAACCATTGTTGGATTCCGACAACCGAAAATTGAAACTGGAAGCTATTCGTACCCTTGGAAAAGTTGGGGGTGATGTTGAAGATACAGCTAAGCTGCTGGAACCTGAATTGCATTCTTCAGATCAAGAGATAAAGGAGAAAGCCTTTTTTGCGTATTCGGCTTATGTTTCAAGAAAAACCTATAAACCACTTTTGGGTCTGCTGTGGGATGATAACGAAAAAATACGCAGAGGAGCCATAGCTATTGCCGGAAATTACGCAGATGTATCAGACGTGGAACAACTGATGAAGGCATTAAAACATGACGATGAATTTATAAGAAAACAAGTCAAACTGATTTTAGACAAATTAGAAATCTAA